The Ichthyobacterium seriolicida sequence TTAACCTCACCAGCTAAAAATACTTGTCCAGTCGTTACCAATGTTTCACAAGCGACTTTTGAATCTTTATCAAAAGCCAAAAACCTATCTAAAATAGCATCGGAAATTTGATCTGCAATTTTATCTGGGTGTCCTTCGGAAACAGATTCTGAAGTAAATAAATAAGACATAATTTTTTTTAATTAATTTAAAACCTATATGGGATAGTTGTTTTCAAGGCGAACAAAAATACATCAAATAAAAAAATACAAATCAAAGTATAATAATATCACACAAAACAGATTCTCCTAACACATCATTGATATGTTTAACTATATTATTCTTACCATATAGTATTTCTTGCTTTAATACAGATGAATTGATTTTCAAGTATAAAATACCCTTATTTAGATATACTCTTTCTGATTTGTTTTTTAAAGATGGAAAAATACTGTTTATAGCATCTATAACGTGTATTTCATCTCTTTTAAACTTTAAATTATTTTTTTCTAAAATAGAGTTTACTATACTTTTTATGTGCACAACCTTTTTTTATTTTTTTCTATTCTTAGTAGTATCAAACATTACAGGAGTAGCTATAAATATAGATGAATACGTACCCACTAAAAGACCAACCATTAGCGCAAACATAAATCCTTTAATAGTTTCTCCTCCAAAAATAAATACTGCGAATAGAACAAAAAATGTGGTTATAGAAGTGTTTATAGTTCTACTCAAAGTACTCGATACAGCCCTATTTACCATATCTTTTAAATGTAATTTTGAATGTAGACCTATATATTCTCTAATACGATCAAATACTACAACGGTATCGTTTATAGAATAACCTATCACAGTTAAAATAGCAGCTATAAAAGCTTGATCTATTTCCAAAGAAAAAGGAAGATAGCCATAAGCTATAGAAAATATAGATAGTACTAATAAAACATCGTGAAACACAGCCACTAATGCTCCAACACTAAACTGCCATTTTCTAAACCTCAAGAGTATATAAAAGAATATTATAATCAATGAAAACAGTATGGATAAAAGAGCTGATTCCTTAATATCATCTGCTATTGAAGGTCCAACCTTTATAGACTGTAAAACTCCTATATCCACTCCTTCACCTGGATGTAAAAAATCACTAATAGAAATAGAATTCGACAAATGATTAGATAAACCTTTGTACAATAATTCATCTACCTCAGAATCCACTGTGGATTCATCTGAATTTATTTTATACTTGGTCGTTATCTTAACTTGATTATCTGACCCAAAAACCTTTACCTCTGGAATAACCTTAATATTATCTTCTACAAATACCTCAGATAAATCTTTGGAAATACTATTTATATCTACAGTCTTATCAAATCTCACTATATAGGTTCTACCACCTACAAAATCTACTCCTTTATTAAGACCCTTTGTAAACAGAGAAAATAAACCAATAACAATTATGACAGAAGATATAACATAACCGTATTTTCTATTTTTAAGAAAATCAAAGTTTATATTTTTAAACCAATTAACAGTTATTCTTGTAGAAAAAGTTGGATTTTTCTTTCTCTTTAAATCCATCTCTATAAGTAACCTAGTTAGCAAAATAGCACAGAACAAAGAAGTAAATATTCCTATTATAAGAGTTGTAGCAAAACCTTTTACAGGACCCGTTCCAAAAATAAACAATACAAAACCTGTCAATAAAGTAGTAATATTAGCGTCTAAAATAGATGAATACGCCATATTATATCCATCTTTCACAGCTAAAATAATTCCTTTACCAGATGCTATCTCCTCCCTTATCCTCTCGTATATTAAAACATTAGCATCTACAGACATACCTATAGTTAGTATTATACCAGCAATACCAGGAAGAGTCAATACAGCACCTATAGAAGACAATATTCCAAACACAAATAAAACATTTATTAAAAGAGCTATATCAGAATATAAACCTCCTCTAGAGTAATAGAAAATCATCCACACCAAAACCACTAAAAGAGAAAAAACAAAAGATTTTATTCCTGATTCTATAGATTCTTGTCCTAAAGAAGGACCTACAATCTCAGCCTGAATAATTCTAGCTGGTGCAGGTAATTTACCTGCTTTTAAAATATTAGCTAAATCATTAGCGTCTTCCAATAAAAATCTTCCAGATATTTGAGATCTACCATTTTCAATTACTGTATTTACAGTAGGAGCAGAATAAACATAATCATCTAACACTATAGCTATACTATTACCTTTATTTTTTTCTGTCATTTTTTTCCATATGCGAGAACCATGAGAATTCATCTGCATATTAACAATAGGCTTATTATTTTCAAAATCTGCAGCAGCATCAACTATTACATCTCCTTCCAAAGGAGCTTTATTATTTGTCTTTTTTACTGAATATAACTCTAAAACATTATCCTCAGAAATAGTTTTTGCCGACCAAAGAAATTTAACATCTCTCAATTCATGAGGTAACAAACTCCTAATTTTAGGATCGTTTAAATAGTTACTAACTGCAGAGGTATCTTTCACAGATACATATCCGAGAACAACACCTGAATAATTATAAGGTTTTAATAATTCAAATAGTGGATTGTGTTGTTCATCTACATCAGGAGTGGAACCCTTTGATTTTATATCAGATATAATCTTATCTACTGAACCCTCTTTTTCACTTTTAGACTCATCTAAAGATTTTTTTTCTTCATTAGAAAGAGTAGGCTTTTCAACTATATCTCTTAAAAGATCATTAGCTGATATTAAAAAATCTGCTAATAAATCATTGTTATAAGTCTCACAAAACTCTAGTTTAGCAGTGCTCTTTAAAATTTTCTTTACTCTATCAGTATCTTTAACTCCTGGTAATTCAACTAAAATTCTACTAGAATTTTTCAACCTTTGTATATTAGGCTGACTTACTCCAAATTTATCTATACGAGACCTAATAACTACAAATACTCTGTCTATATTTTTTTCTATTTCTTCTCTTAGAACTTTTATAACATCTTCATCACTACTGTTGATATTAATTTTATCAATCATATCTTTATTACCAAAAATATGAGGAGAAGATAATGTTATATCATCATTTAATTCTTTTTTTATATCATTGAATTGTTTTACGAATTCATCTAAAAAAAACTCATTTCTTATATTGTCTTCTCTTGCCGATTCTAAAGCCTTATTAAAAACCTTATTACTTGAATTATTAGACAAACTCTTCAATATATCTTTTACAGAAACTTGAAGTATTACGTTTACACCACCTTTTAAATCTAATCCTAGATTCAATTCCCTACGCTTAATTTCATCATAAGTGTATTCTACAATTCCTAGAAAATTATAAACAGGCTTATTAGATATAGAATCTAAATAAAATTTTTCACCCTTGTGATAGCTCTTTGCTTGATCTTCTAACGATTTTACCTTCCAAGTAAAACTGATCTGGTATACACACACTAATGCGAATATTACAGCAAAAAACTTCAAAAAACCACTATTTTTCATTATACTACAAACCAAAATTAAATGACAATATTAACGGCTAGCGAAGGTATAATTTTTTTACTTAAAAATATTAATATCATTGTACGATCTCTCCAATCCACCTTCGTAAAAAACACTTATTATTTCTAATCCATCTTCATTGTAAAAAATCCAATTTCCATATCTATTTCCTCTCATATATTCTCCTTTTTCTTTTATATTCCCATTGGCGTGATAATATTCGAATTTACCATCTAAAGTGTCGTCTTTATATTCTTTCTTTAAA is a genomic window containing:
- a CDS encoding DciA family protein; translation: MHIKSIVNSILEKNNLKFKRDEIHVIDAINSIFPSLKNKSERVYLNKGILYLKINSSVLKQEILYGKNNIVKHINDVLGESVLCDIIIL
- the secDF gene encoding protein translocase subunit SecDF, producing MKNSGFLKFFAVIFALVCVYQISFTWKVKSLEDQAKSYHKGEKFYLDSISNKPVYNFLGIVEYTYDEIKRRELNLGLDLKGGVNVILQVSVKDILKSLSNNSSNKVFNKALESAREDNIRNEFFLDEFVKQFNDIKKELNDDITLSSPHIFGNKDMIDKININSSDEDVIKVLREEIEKNIDRVFVVIRSRIDKFGVSQPNIQRLKNSSRILVELPGVKDTDRVKKILKSTAKLEFCETYNNDLLADFLISANDLLRDIVEKPTLSNEEKKSLDESKSEKEGSVDKIISDIKSKGSTPDVDEQHNPLFELLKPYNYSGVVLGYVSVKDTSAVSNYLNDPKIRSLLPHELRDVKFLWSAKTISEDNVLELYSVKKTNNKAPLEGDVIVDAAADFENNKPIVNMQMNSHGSRIWKKMTEKNKGNSIAIVLDDYVYSAPTVNTVIENGRSQISGRFLLEDANDLANILKAGKLPAPARIIQAEIVGPSLGQESIESGIKSFVFSLLVVLVWMIFYYSRGGLYSDIALLINVLFVFGILSSIGAVLTLPGIAGIILTIGMSVDANVLIYERIREEIASGKGIILAVKDGYNMAYSSILDANITTLLTGFVLFIFGTGPVKGFATTLIIGIFTSLFCAILLTRLLIEMDLKRKKNPTFSTRITVNWFKNINFDFLKNRKYGYVISSVIIVIGLFSLFTKGLNKGVDFVGGRTYIVRFDKTVDINSISKDLSEVFVEDNIKVIPEVKVFGSDNQVKITTKYKINSDESTVDSEVDELLYKGLSNHLSNSISISDFLHPGEGVDIGVLQSIKVGPSIADDIKESALLSILFSLIIIFFYILLRFRKWQFSVGALVAVFHDVLLVLSIFSIAYGYLPFSLEIDQAFIAAILTVIGYSINDTVVVFDRIREYIGLHSKLHLKDMVNRAVSSTLSRTINTSITTFFVLFAVFIFGGETIKGFMFALMVGLLVGTYSSIFIATPVMFDTTKNRKK